One window from the genome of Myripristis murdjan chromosome 6, fMyrMur1.1, whole genome shotgun sequence encodes:
- the fads2 gene encoding acyl-CoA 6-desaturase produces MASCVKMNGGGQLVELEEPGSRQGGSVYTWEEVQRHCHRNDQWLVIDRKVYKVTQWAKRHPGGFRVISHYAGEDATEAFTAFHPNLKYVQKFLKPLLIGELAATEPSQDRNKNASVVQDFHTLRAKVQSKGLFRARPLFFCLHLGHILLLEALAWLILWAWGTSWTMTLLCAVILAVAQSQAGWLQHDFGHLSVFGKSSWNHILHKFVIGHLKGASANWWNHRHFQHHAKPNVFSKDPDVNMLHVFVVGDSQPVEYGIKKIKHMPYHHQHQYFFLIGPPLLIPVYFHIQILRTMFSRRDWVDLAWSMSYYLRYFCCYAPFYGLFGSVALITFVRFLESHWFVWVTQMNHLPMDIDHEKRQDWLTMQLNATCNIEQSCFNDWFSGHLNFQIEHHLFPTMPRHNYHLVAPLVRALCEKHGIPYQVKTMRQGLTDVVRSLKNSGELWLDAYLHK; encoded by the exons ATGGCTTCCTGTGTGAAGATGAATGGTGGAGGCCAGTTGGTAGAGCTGGAGGAGCCAGGCAGCAGGCAGGGTGGCAGCGTTTACACCTGGGAGGAGGTTCAGAGACACTGCCATAGGAACGACCAGTGGCTTGTCATCGATCGGAAGGTCTACAAAGTCACCCAGTGGGCAAAGAGGCACCCAGGTGGGTTTCGGGTCATCAGCCACTATGCTGGAGAGGATGCCACG GAGGCCTTCACCGCGTTTCACCCCAATCTAAAATATGTGCAAAAGTTTCTGAAGCCCCTGCTGATCGGTGAGCTGGCAGCAACAGAACCCAGCCAGGACCGAAATAAAAAT gcCTCAGTTGTTCAGGATTTCCACACTTTACGTGCAAAAGTGCAGAGCAAGGGTCTGTTTCGAGCTCGGCCGCTGTTCTTCTGCCTCCACCTGGGTCACATCCTGCTGCTGGAGGCGCTGGCCTGGCTCATCCTCTGGGCTTGGGGGACCAGCTGGACCATGACGCTGCTGTGCGCTGTCATCCTGGCTGTTGCTCAG TCCCAGGCTGGGTGGTTGCAGCATGACTTCGGCCACCTCTCCGTTTTCGGGAAGTCTAGCTGGAATCACATTTTGCACAAGTTTGTCATCGGTCATTTAAAG ggtgCCTCCGCCAACTGGTGGAATCATCGACACTTTCAACACCATGCTAAGCCAAATGTCTTCAGCAAGGACCCTGATGTCAacatgttgcatgtctttgtagTGGGAGACTCGCAACCAGTGGAG TACGGCATCAAAAAGATAAAGCACATGCCCTATCATCATCAACACCAGTACTTCTTTCTTA tTGGCCCGCCCCTGCTCATCCCTGTGTACTTCCACATCCAGATATTACGCACCATGTTTTCCCGCCGGGACTGGGTG GATCTGGCGTGGTCCATGTCCTACTACCTTCGCTACTTCTGCTGTTACGCCCCCTTCTACGGCCTCTTCGGCTCAGTGGCACTCATCACGTTTGTCAG GTTTCTGGAGAGCCACTGGTTTGTGtgggtgactcagatgaaccaCCTGCCAATGGACATAGACCATGAGAAGCGCCAGGACTGGCTGACCATGCAG CTAAACGCCACCTGTAATATTGAGCAGTCATGCTTCAACGACTGGTTCAGTGGGCACCTCAACTTTCAAATCGAACACCA TCTGTTTCCTACCATGCCGCGCCACAACTACCACCTAGTGGCCCCACTCGTGCGTGCACTGTGCGAGAAACATGGGATTCCTTACCAGGTGAAGACGATGCGGCAAGGTCTCACTGATGTCGTCAG
- the lrrc10b gene encoding leucine-rich repeat-containing protein 10B: MGNSSGKGEEEEEEMDEDGEKEKIAEKKKEEEEEEEVELPLGVEELLESGDPVLDLSYRKFRRLPSRVCGLMHLEKLYVCGNSLRTLPDSISQLEGLRTLAVDFNKMEDVPLAICQLSNLTHLYLGSNRLMSLPDELSNLQNLRCLWIESNYFERFPRLLYDLPHLRSLQFGDNRLKTLPADLWRMEALRGLWLYGNRFENFPRILLRMEGLEILDLDRNKITEFPSLRRLPALRLFSYDHNPVKGPPKVGEEVILVGEGAVEFMEERDNRKERRRKAAEKEAEELALAGEEPVIHGILKNSSSNPSQAANEASVNMEEDVANDMGEDGSPVRDEEGDLERPVTEYDGAELEYDEEGVEYETEELICEGEGFEYDGEELEYDRAQMDYEYEEGEEFEGIGRRD; encoded by the coding sequence ATGGGCAACTCTTCCGGTaagggggaggaagaagaggaggagatggacgaggatggagagaaggaaaaaattgcagaaaagaaaaaggaagaggaggaggaggaggaggtagagcTTCCCCTGGGTGTGGAGGAGTTGCTGGAGAGTGGAGATCCGGTGTTGGACTTGAGCTACCGTAAATTCCGGCGGTTGCCATCCCGCGTTTGTGGACTGATGCACCTGGAGAAGCTCTATGTGTGCGGCAACAGCCTGCGCACTCTGCCAGACAGCATCTCCCAGCTGGAGGGTCTGCGCACACTTGCCGTGGACTTTAACAAGATGGAGGATGTTCCCTTGGCCATCTGCCAACTCAGTAACCTTACTCATCTGTACCTGGGCAGCAACCGCCTTATGAGCCTCCCGGATGAGCTGAGCAACCTCCAGAACCTACGCTGCCTGTGGATAGAGAGCAACTACTTTGAACGCTTCCCACGACTTCTGTACGACCTGCCCCACCTCCGGTCCCTCCAGTTTGGGGACAACCGGTTGAAAACACTCCCTGCTGACCTGTGGCGCATGGAGGCGTTGAGAGGGCTGTGGCTCTACGGGAACCGCTTTGAGAACTTCCCCAGAATTCTGCTGCGCATGGAGGGTTTGGAGATATTAGACCTAGACCGCAACAAGATCACCGAGTTCCCCAGCCTGAGACGCCTCCCTGCCCTGCGGCTGTTCTCCTACGACCACAACCCCGTTAAAGGCCCTCCCAAGGTGGGCGAGGAGGTGATCTTGGTTGGGGAAGGGGCCGTGGAATTCATGGAGGAGCGCGACAACAGGAAGGAGAGGCGGCGAAAGGCTGCGGAGAAAGAGGCGGAAGAGCTGGCATTGGCAGGGGAGGAGCCGGTGATTCACGGCATTCTGAAGAACAGCAGCTCCAACCCAAGCCAAGCGGCAAATGAGGCCTCAGTGAACATGGAAGAAGATGTTGCCAATGACATGGGGGAGGACGGCTCCCCGGTAAGGGACGAGGAGGGGGACCTGGAGAGGCCTGTCACAGAATACGATGGTGCTGAGCTGGAATATGATGAGGAAGGAGTCGAGTATGAGACAGAGGAGCTCATCTGTGAGGGAGAGGGGTTCGAGTACGATGGAGAGGAGCTGGAGTATGACAGGGCCCAGATGGACTATGAAtatgaggagggggaggaatttGAGGGCATTGGAAGACGGGACTGA
- the saxo4 gene encoding protein phosphatase 1 regulatory subunit 32 — MAEQGKIVTPTVGATGIRGRLTSSTLSLCSGYNKASYGRENFTPCLAHHSATGYSSNLRPAIYYKPSLDLTDNPRLGLLLSDNFISQTKRDYQPYTRSDGSEASPNLSDKARESGYLQLGTVPKRVSVLLQTEYEGAFVPHRPAPTVSRNHVTVGRKGESSFIRETACEPNTFLPKNSCLGEPRQTQDSVMRSDFLPLSFLQGTEALPNVGTHTSRETGFTRNTTDPLACSASLLPSSQTKNNAPTERFIGRKESSGFVLNEPGNQTFPNTPFDRLHFLTHYQSKFCDRAAVEKLRSGSTWAGINNKRSNGFTRRATDRQNFSA, encoded by the exons ATGGCTGAGCAGGGGAAGATAGTCACGCCGACTGTGGGAGCAACAGGCATCAGGGGACGACTGACCAGCAGCACACTCAGCCTCTGCAGTGGCTATAATAAGGCTTCATATG GCAGGGAGAACTTCACTCCTTGCTTGGCTCATCACTCTGCAACAGGTTACTCATCAAATCTCAGACCAGCCATATATTACAAACCCAGTCTGGACCTCACTGACAACCCTCGGCTGGG GCTCTTGTTATCAGACAACTTCATATCCCAAACCAAACGCGATTATCAGCCTTACACCAGGTCTGATGGTTCAGAGGCCTCCCCAAATCTCAGTGACAAGGCCAGAGAGAGCGGCTACCTTCAGCTAGGGACTGTCCCTAAAAGAGTGAGTGTGCTTCTTCAAACAGAATATGAGGGAGCATTCGTACCTCATCGCCCAGCACCAACAG TTTCTAGGAACCATGTGACTGTGGGTCGAAAGGGAGAGAGTAGTTTCATTAGAGAAACAGCCTGTGAGCCAAACACATTTCTCCCtaaaaacagctgcttg GGTGAGCCTCGTCAGACACAGGACTCAGTAATGAGAAGTGACTTCTTGCCACTATCATTTCTTCAG GGCACTGAGGCATTACCAAACGTGGGAACTCATACCTCTCGAGAAACAGGGTTCACTCGAAATACCACAGATCCCTTGGCCTGTTCA GCCTCCCTGCTGCCATCATCCCAGACAAAGAATAATGCACCAACTGAGAGGTTTATTGGACGAAAG GAGAGCTCTGGGTTTGTTCTCAATGAACCGGGCAACCAAACTTTCCCAAATACACCTTTTGATCGCTTGCACTTTCTCACACACTATCAGAGCaa GTTTTGTGATCGTGCTGCAGTCGAAAAGCTGAGATCTGGCTCGACCTGGGCAGGCATCAATAATAAAAGGAGCAACGGATTCACTAGGCGAGCCACGGACAG GCAAAACTTCAGTGCATAG